A window of the Dunckerocampus dactyliophorus isolate RoL2022-P2 chromosome 19, RoL_Ddac_1.1, whole genome shotgun sequence genome harbors these coding sequences:
- the tnfrsf21 gene encoding tumor necrosis factor receptor superfamily member 21, with translation MFVSSVVLWTLVVEISARVLATADPPLLSPRHYQHIDPGSGAQLVCDKCPAGTYVSVHCSATSVRECNPCPAGTFTRGENGVVQCHRCRAPCPAGLIEKVPCTATQDRVCTCPPDSFLSGEGGTECKPHSMCPPGTRVKKRGSETEDVLCKLCTKGTFSHVESSALKCQAHVDCRAQGLTLLTAGTRETDNVCGPPSASFSTTTSQEQHIATSSSSPLLEDHKGFNSRSAAIQLRKYQDGKPESIIHSRATRTIPPTREPPASLPPTALKQVDHTHQWDQTNPDLLHGPNKRTAEGLEGSDVRVGTGISKIAVQLNGGGGGWVSNYNRHTRRGSPRPSTHNAFDINEHLPWMIVLLLLLVLVVIVMCSVKQSSRVLKKGPMQDPSSIMEKALHKKPSVPPVPVKEKWIYYSNGQGVDILKLVAAHVGPLWIDIYQSLANATEREVAAFSNGYSSDHERAYAALQHWTIRDGDANLAKLINALHRQRRIDVVEKIRLVMEDNPQFDISQLMTSVNGSQSLSPIHKSLESPCSVGGAVEQSPVDRTKSFFHDESEPLLRCDSTSSKDSALSRNGSFITKEKKDTVLRQVRLDPCDLQPIFDDMLHILTPEELHIIEEIPTAEDKLDQLFEIAGVKSQEASQTLLDSVYSHLPDLL, from the exons GTCCTGTGGACTTTGGTAGTTGAAATCTCAGCCCGGGTTTTGGCTACAGCTGACCCGCCCCTCCTTTCCCCTCGTCACTATCAGCACATAGACCCAGGCTCGGGCGCCCAGCTGGTCTGCGACAAATGCCCGGCAGGTACTTATGTGTCTGTTCACTGCTCCGCAACGTCTGTTCGGGAGTGCAACCCGTGCCCTGCAGGTACCTTCACACGTGGTGAAAACGGTGTCGTCCAATGCCATCGCTGCCGAGCTCCATGTCCTGCAGGCCTCATTGAGAAAGTACCCTGCACTGCCACCCAGGACCGTGTGTGTACATGCCCCCCTGACAGCTTCCTGTCGGGGGAAGGAGGCACAGAGTGTAAGCCCCACTCCATGTGCCCCCCAGGGACAAGGGTGAAAAAGCGGGGCAGCGAAACAGAAGATGTGCTTTGCAAGCTGTGCACCAAAGGAACTTTCTCCCATGTGGAATCAAGCGCACTCAAGTGCCAAGCCCACGTGGACTGCCGAGCGCAGGGGCTGACGCTGCTCACAGCGGGGACAAGAGAGACTGATAATGTCTGTGGACCCCCGTCTGCATCTTTCTCCACAACCACTTCACAAGAACAGCATATAGCAACATCTTCTTCATCACCATTACTGGAAGATCACAAAG GGTTCAACAGTCGCTCAGCAGCCATTCAACTGAGGAAATACCAAGATGGGAAACCGGAGAGCATAATTCACAGCCGAGCTACCCGCACCATTCCACCTACTCGGGAGCCACCTGCGTCTTTACCTCCCACAGCTCTCAAACAGGTGGATCATACTCACCAATGGGACCAAACAAATCCTGACCTTTTGCATGGTCCTAACAAGAGGACGGCAGAAGGATTAGAGGGTTCAGACGTCAGGGTTGGGACGGGCATCAGTAAGATTGCTGTGCAGTTGAACGGAGGCGGTGGAGGCTGGGTTTCCAACTACAATAGGCACACTCGAAGAGGATCTCCACGGCCGAGCACCCATAATGCCTTTGACATCAACGAGCACCTGCCCTGGATGATCGTCCTGTTGCTTCTACTCGTACTGGTGGTGATTGTGATGTGCAGTGTGAAACAAAGCTCCCGTGTGCTCAAGAAAGGCCCCATGCAGGACCCGAGCAGTATCATGGAGAAGGCGCTTCACAAGAAACCATCTGTGCCTCCGGTACCGGTCAAAGAGAAGTGGATTTACTACTCCAATGGACAAG GGGTGGACATCCTAAAACTAGTCGCCGCACATGTTGGCCCCCTGTGGATCGACATCTACCAGTCGTTGGCCAACGCCACTGAACGTGAAGTGGCTGCCTTCTCCAACGGCTACTCGTCGGATCACGAGCGAGCATACGCCGCGCTCCAGCACTGGACCATTCGGGACGGCGACGCCAATCTGGCCAAACTGATCAACGCCTTGCATCGGCAGCGCCGCATTGACGTGGTGGAGAAGATCCGGCTGGTCATGGAGGACAACCCACAG TTTGACATCAGCCAGCTGATGACATCCGTCAATGGAAGCCAAAGCCTCAGTCCCATCCACAAGTCTCTGGAGTCTCCCTGCAGCGTCGGAGGTGCGGTGGAGCAGTCGCCCGTGGATCGCACCAAAAGCTTCTTCCACGACGAGTCGGAACCGCTCCTCCGTTGCGACTCCACCTCCAGCAAGGACTCTGCCCTCAGCAGGAACGGCTCGTTCATCACCAAAG AGAAGAAAGACACTGTGCTGCGACAAGTCCGCCTTGACCCATGTGACCTCCAGCCCATCTTTGACGACATGCTGCACATCCTCACCCCAGAAGAGCTGCACATCATCGAGGAGATCCCCACCGCCGAGGACAAGCTGGATCAGCTTTTTGAGATCGCGGGGGTCAAGAGTCAGGAGGCCAGTCAGACGCTGCTGGACTCGGTCTACAGCCACCTCCCAGACCTTTTGTAG